The Scylla paramamosain isolate STU-SP2022 chromosome 18, ASM3559412v1, whole genome shotgun sequence genomic interval TCCTGATCACTGAGTGTTTTAAAATCTTGAGTGTCACTGTGGCTAACCTGTGCAcctgcccccctcccctcccctgcttCTCCCGTGAAGTTGAAGTGTTAAGATCCTGCATGCCAGTAGTTCACATTCCTGTTAATCACTCTTGGCTGACAGAGGCACGTGTCCCAAGTACCCATCCCAATCCCCATCCCTATCCCAGTGAAATGACTGCCACtgtaattatttatttcctcatagTATAATTGGCTGGTAGTTATTTAATGTGCATGCCAGGACTTACCATCCTGTCCTGCACTACCAGCATAAGGCCTTCCCTGGCCTCTCCATGTCAAAAATACCCAACAGTCACTCTGGCAAAGTGCATCAATTAATATTTCCCCAGTCGCATTATTAGAGGGGTTAGCACTGTATATAGTTTTAAGGATGGTAATTCATTCTAGTAAATATGCATGGAATGATGAACATACCACACCAAGTCTGAATCATGTAGGAATCCACCACCCAGTGAACCCCAGTCAGTGTTTTTATAAAGGGATCGCGTGGCATTCAGTGATCAAGGAGGTTTTCAAAGCTTTCATTTTCGACATTATAGTGTGTAGGGTTGCCCAGGTAAGGTTGGGCTGTGTGATTAacaataggtgtgtgtgtgcgtgtgtgtgtgtgggtgggtgtgtgggtggccagcagcagcagcagcaacaacagcaacagaggCAGAACGCTTTGCTATATATCAGTATGGAGACCCTATCTAGAATTTATAGGATCTTTATATTGATACATCAACACTgatacaaaacttttttttttcacataaggGCAATGATTATCGAAGACATGTACACATGAATGGAAAAATTATAAATTATTACGTTTTAAGTGTTTGACATTACAATGACGCTGTTCAACAGCATGAAGACTTTGGTACTAAGCGTTTCAAACAGTAGGCATTGCAGTGTTGCGTGACAGCGAGGCACAGTGTTGTTGACATTGCTgtctgttgtgttgtgctgcagGTGGGAGTGTGTGGCGGCGGCTCTCGTTGTCGTTCATTTATGTATATAATATACATATCAATAAAAGCaatgcgtgaaaaaaaaaaatactttgtaGTCCATCAACCCCACTTTGTTAACTTGCATTTTCATCAGACGGTCAGCTAGGTTAAGTCTAGATTCATTCATTAACTTTACAGGACATTCCTTCATTGTATCGAtcacaatttgaaaaaaaaaaaaaaaatcacgtttgcTTGCAAATGAATAGTTACCGCCTCGAAAATAGTAGGCAAAGAGTACTTCCATAATCCCCACATTGTTTTAAGTTTGTAAgtctaactaaaaaaaaaatgataataaatatagTTCCATGACTCAGGTGGGAAATATTCGGGATCTATTCACCAGTCTACCATAAAGGAGTTACCTGCTCCTTACTAACCTCGTCCTCTTTAACCTTAGTGTTACTCATACTACTTCAGGAAAATATTTACATCTGCTGACCCTTGGCCATGCTCTGAATCAGCCCTGGGTAGGAGATAATCAGCTCCACTTCCCACCCAACCATTAGTGCAATGCTCTCGTGGTGTCCGGCTCCGTTGCCTGGCTTCAGAAAAATTTACTGGCTACCGTGACTGACGACTCCACACCCTTTTACTGGCATCATTTCCACTTCCCATTTGATAGATTTCATAGCCTTATGTTCGGGAAAAGTTATACTGACTTGTGCCAAATGTTACTTCCACGAGCTTACTGCCAACACGCACACTTTTCCCACATCCTACGTTATGCCTGGGAAATGCGACAACCGTGAATTACGACTGTATTTTGAAACTGCGCCGCACccccactactttcaaaatgttctaattgaagttacacggttttttaagtgtttttatggttgtggtgacagattaataagatttctacattattaacagaagaaacacttgagaacccggctaaccatctctgtggtctttatAAAATAGTCGTTGCGAAAGAGCAAAGCCTTAACCACAAATTGAACCAAGAAAATGTGATATTTAAGAAACACATGGCACtagaaaataaaactaagtaAACGAATAGAAGAATCGTCTGttaaaagatgtgaaaaaaattgtttgtcCCTGAACTTTAATGAAGCTAATTAAACACTCAGCCTCATTAAGCCTCAAGGGCAGACGTTGCATGGACgagagaggcgagggaaggaaggcaggaataagaagggagggagggagggaaggagaaaagtggaaggaagaggaaagagaaggaagggaaaaaaatggaactggaaaaaaagaaaatgaagaggaaaagaacgggacggtagggaaagaagaagggatggaggggcgaggaaagaggaaagcagagtaaaggaaggaagggaaggtataaCGTAAACCAGATCTGTGACCGCCTCTCATTATGATACGTGACCCAGCGGTGTTGTATGACTGCGCGTGTATGTGTCCtggcaatgacacacacacacacacacacacacacattatgcagTCCTCGCGATGACTCCCAGCTAAACAAAAGCCTTCTCTGGTGTCGTGTCGTGTCGTGTATGTCCACCACTCAgtgtttcatctctttcatcacAATCTTTTGCAAATTCAAGCTGCTAATCTCACTAATACACCACAAAAACCTAGCAGAAACTCATATATATCAAGAAAAACACGCTATATACAGAACCTTGATTATCTAGTGGACAGGTTACGGTTAAATGACTCTGCATCTTCAGCCCAATCAGGAGAGAGTTCAAAagccaccccaccaccaccaccacgagctgAGGGGCGGTGCTGTGCCTCGCCCCGCCGGGAGATGCTACGGGAGGGCTACACGTGGAGGAGACATGACTTGCCTTCCCCTCAGctggctcctcttcctcctcattgtcGCCTCAGAGTCTCAGACGGCGGCCATTGCTGTCAAACCAGGCATGTATGGGGGTGTGGATGTAGGGTTGTGGTATGGAGTGGGGCAGGCAAGGTTGGGGTGGGTGGAATGAACAGTGCTTGGGTCATAAGTTGGATGTGAAATTCACTTGAAGTTCATGGAAAAAAGaatgtgagagtgagtgtgtctgtCGTATTTAAACTATGGATTAGACGATTATGTAAGATTATTAATGATCATTTAAATGGTTGCTGTAAGTTGTCTTTTCTtgttaatacataaataagttaAACTGTcagttattatttgttttgtttttattattcagttttaacttttttttttatctaattaatCTAGCTGCGCAGTAAACTTTCATATTTATGtaacttttttattaattcatccATATGTCTGTCCGTCCGCCGCTCTCTCACTGTGTCCATCTTTCTGTGTGTCCCTGCTTGTCTGCTTATACATctccttttgtctgtctgtctgcttttcGGTCTGTatctctgtttgtttatctatctgtgtgtgtgtgtgtgtgtgtgtgtgtgtgtgttccgccaGCAGGCAATGGGAGTCTCAGCATCCTGGAAGACCTTGCTGTCGCCCTGCACCGCCTGGTAGCCACCCTGAACAGACTCAACCACTTCCTGGCcgccctcacctccaccacgcctttctcctcctccaccccttcctccaccGCCTCATCCTGCGTGACTAATGAGCGTATTTACACCACAAATACTACTATTTCTTccacttcaactactactactactactactactacttctactactactgctcctacttCAGTTTCTTCAACTTCTCCCATCCCAGTAATGGATATTgcgactactgctgctgctactactactgctaccaccacttcGTCATCACCCTCTCctactaccaacactactacaACGACCCCTACTACCCTTCCTAAAGCGCCTACgaccactgctactacttctactactgccactactactactacaactacgattcctactaccattacttccacctccacaacgacagaaactactactactactactactactacagctactacacCAATCACGACTACTACCGTTCCGATAACTCctgctattactatcactactactgctacgccTGCTGATATTATACCTCCGCTCACTAATAATGCTACTGTCActatccctaccaccaccactactacttctactactactgctacaccaACTGACACGACCATCACGTTAtctacctccactaccaccgCAACCactatatctactactactaccgctgcttCACCCACTACCAGTCCCtcactatctactactactactactactgctattcccactgtcatcaccactgtaCGAccaaccacccccaccaccactactactgcttctacagaacctactaccacaacaactactactactaccgccaccacacAACAGCctgccaccacaactactactacacaacccactacaactaccactaccacattacccaccaccaccaccaccaccacctcgactgCTACTCCCACCCCATCACCCACCACTCCACCTACCACAGAaccaaccacaaccaccaccaccaccactccatccACCACAGAAGCAAccactaacaccatcaccaccaccacaccgacGATTGCTACCATCactcccatcctttcctccacctcctccacctctaccaGCACCGCCCCTGTGGATaatgtcaccaccacaacaacatccaccacactcaccaccaatCCTTCAGCTTACACTACCATCAACAACAATCCAGTCACCACCATTGATAtgcccaccactactaccactgcaaTCTCATCGCTGATTCCCACCACTGCAACACCACCgcttactactaccactactactaccactcctacTACGATTGGAGAATCTTTGCCTGCTACTTCTTTGACTGACTCTGCTTCCTTGAGACTTGAAAGgaccaccactactacgaacGTTACTGACTCAACTAGTAGTGAACCATTTAAAACAGCAgcaactactactcctactactactactgctactactactattactccacTAAACAACACTGTCTCTATTATCTCTGCTACTTCgccaactaccactactactgctactactgctgatacCGTAACACCACTAATTGAAACTCCACTACTTgacaccaccaataccaccacaacAATTGATATTACAACTAACAATACACCGCCCACTACCAATACTACCAATATCATGACTACACCATTTAATATCACTACCAACACTCCTACTACAAAATCTACTTCTGCTTCTACCATCACACAAGCTTCTAACACAATTCCGACCTTCCACACCCATTATACCACCACTAACGTCACCACAACTGATGTCGCCACCAACATCGCATCTACCACTACTGAATTAATttacaacaccactactaccaccaccacgcaaaCTAACATTCCCACCACTAGCATCACACCAAACATCAGCACACCAACTACTATCAGTGCTACCACAACCGATatttctaccaccactactacccccATCACCACAATTACGactgctgccatcaccacctccaccaccaccatacctactactactattactacaccaAACATTACTCCTACCACCGCTACctctacctctaccactaccacccccaccaccactagcttAACTACTAcccctcctaccaccaccaccactactactactcctgctaccaccaccactactgctaccactactcccaccaccaccaccaccaccaccactagcacagCTACTAcccctcctaccaccaccaccactactactactcctgctactaccaccactactgctaccactactcccaccaccaccaccaccaccactagcacagCTACTAcccctcctaccaccaccaccacttatacTACccctgctactaccaccactactgctaccactactcccatcaccactaccaccaccaccgccactagcACAACTACTAcccctcctaccaccaccaccacttctactactcctgctactaccaccactactgctaccactactcccatcaccaccatcaccaccactgagtCCAACCTCCACGCCCACACCACGAGAAACACGAAAGAagatagaagggaagaggagacgagagaagagtatgagggaggatgggaggacacAAGAGATGATGACTCCATGAAGTTCGTCGACGACCACAACTTGAGGAGACGCAGGAGAGCtgacgatgaagaggaggagaaagagaagatatttAAAGGACAGGGAGCGGACTCAAGACGGAATGAGAACACGGCAAAGTTTAGCGGCCGCACTGCGAAGATCTACGAACACTACTTGAGGAGATACAGACGAGGTAGCAATGAAGAGGCGGAGAAGGGAGTGTTTAAGAAAAGACAGTGGGAGAATTCAAGACGGAATGGCAACACAGGAAAGTTAAGCACTGCGAAGACCTTCGAACACTACTTAAGGAGACACAGACAAGCTgacgataaagaaaaggagaaagagaaaaaggaaatatttgagGAAAGACAGCGAGCGAATTCAAGACGGAATGACGATACAGCAAACTTGAGAGACAGTACTGCGGAGACTGACGAACACTATTCTAGAGGAACCAAACGAACTAgcgataaagaggaagaaaaaggaaagaagaggacatttgAAGAACACCGAGAGAATTCAACacgcaacaacaacacagtGAAGTCTAGGAACCAAATGGCGATGACAAACAAACACTACACAAGAAAACGCAGACAGATCGATAATGAAGagacagaagggaaagaaaacgcgggagaaacagaaaacgaactAACCTCATCTCTCAACACAACATGGTGGCAGCGCctaagcacgtgtctagcctccGTGCAAGTGGTTCTGATGGAGGTGGATGTGACTGCGACCCATACAGTCCACGTTGCTAGCCTGTGGGACGCCGCTGAGACCTTGGACGCCTTAGTTGAGGAGGGCGCTGCTTTGAGATTACTAGAAGGGGATGCTTTGAGTGTTGAGTTACGGGAGGCGATGGGAAATGTGCATCAACTTAGCGAGAAACTGGCGAACGTGACGCAGGTTGTGGAGGCTGCTATCGCTAGtgccaaggtgagagagagagagagaaagagagagagagagagagagagagagagagagagagagagagagagagagagagagagaggttcattcatctctttatctgttaatcaatcaatcaattaatcaatcattctattactttattttatatgtctatctatctatctatctatctacctacctacctatctacctacctactacctacctacctacacgcCCATTTATCAATCTAcctatcaatcagtcaatctatctattactctatctacatatctatctacctatcatgTGTCTCTCCCGTGCAGGCGTGGCAGGCGGCGATGCTGTCGGGCGTGTGTGGGGTGCTaggcgtgtgtgtggtggtgatggtggtggcccTCGTAGCGCGCAGACCCTGCAGGCGACGAGGCATTCTGCACATCACGCCCAAGGgagataggtgagagagagagagagagagagagagagagtattcaccTCATACCTTAGTCACATATAATCCATTGTTGGCTCGGCTGTTAACTGACTgtgctttctccctctccttcttctctccctccctctacagGTGTCTCAGCCGCAGCAAGATCCCCACACATGTCTACCTGGATAACACCTCGCCTGTGTGCACCAAATCCTTCGTCACACATGCTTGGAGGACCctgcgccgccaccaccaccaccaccaccaccgtgacaGCCGCCGCCCGATGATTCCTCTGGAGTTTCTCTCACACCAAGCTGAGGCTGCTGAGAGTACTGGCTGACGGAGGCGCTGACGGAGGCGTTGACGGAGGTGCTGACGGAGGTGTTGACTGAATTAAAtgctcgtctgtctgtccgtctgtctgttagGTATGCGTTAGTGGTTCACGTGGTGTATTTGAATTGTGTTAGATGATTTTTTTTGGATTTATAGGTTTGTGAAGTGTTTTGTGGCTGTTAATTGGTTGCAGAAGgttgttattattgatgatagtagtaatagtagtagtagtagtagtagtagtagtaattattgttattattgttgttgttgtggcaatGCTCCATCTTTCAGGTTTCAGTACATCCTCTAGCAGGTTTTGAGTGGAAATTTCCATGGGATGACCTTAGTGAACGGAATGTTCTTCGGCGGAATTTCCACACACAGCAGCGTCAAAAAACCAGGATGCAGGGCTGGGAGGAAATTTTGTACTTGATTGTTTCGTAATGGTTCACTCTCAATAGCGTGTGACGGGAAGAATAATTACACCATTACAATAAAACAAGCTGTAAACATTGTACTCTAAAATCTTTCCTCTGTGACTGTAAGTTCCGGACCTTCTGAGTACTGCAAACGCTCAAATACCTGTAAAGAGTTGATATTCCAGTAAAAATATCAAGATGTaaagggctttttttttttttttttttttttgagaggggAGGTATTTGAATATAGGACTTTTATGTTATATTGGGAGAGTGGGAGTGGCGCGCAGGTGTGTAATGGCggtgtagtggtgtgtggtgagccTCTGCTATCATGTTGCGGTgagctgtgtgcgtgtgtgttgttgcTGTATGTTGTTgctgtatgttgttgttgttgttgttgttgttgttgttatcatcatcatcatcattatcacctctgtttaatcgttgttgttgttgttgttgttgttgttttcatttttttcttcttctcgtcctttttattcttttcacctctttcttttctcgtccttttatttatcctcctcgtggtttcctttttctcgtcctttccttttcacgtcctttctttttttctgctcgttcctttttcttcacctatttttttttttattctacccTACTCCAGCCACCACCCAGCTGTCCATTGGCCGTCACTGCACGTGTTCCATCAGATCCGTATCAGGTTCACGAGGGAAAACCCGGGGAATAACACTCAGGGACACTAATCGAGTAACCTCCTGCATTCACCTGTTCTGTTTAgcgtccctccttcactcttgcGTCCTCTGGTACAAGGGTATAGTCTCTCATCCTTGCTGTGGTGTGATGTCAGTCTTAGAAAATCCAGTAAGGAGTAGGTAAGAGTTAAGATTGAGGACAGATGTTAAAAGGTCACAGTTGAAGTAAATAATGGTGGATTGTTCGagttaaatgaaagaaaaagcaaaaatagaaCTAAGCAGAAGTAAAACTATACATAAATACagcaacacaaaaataaaacaactcaGTGGAAGTAAATATGGCAAATTGTTCAACTAAAATGACAAACAAAGTAAAAATGACGAATGCAGTTGAAGTGAGTATGGCATATTGTTCAACTAGTATCATATACAGAGCGTGGTCCTGAAGATTATATTCTATATTTTACAACACTTATGCGCCGCACCTTGACTGCTTTTGAAAGCCTTTGGTTGAAATTACACgtatttttaagggtgttttcatgctgTTTTCGTGATTGACAACATTTCTGCACTATGAACATGAGAAACACTTTTGGTAAGCAtgtctatggcctttgaaaatagtggtgagacagcaaagcgtttcagaatacgggtcatAAGAATGTACAtacctgtacaaaaaaaaaataaataaataaataattaattaaataaataaataaataaataagtaaataaataaatgaaaaatgaaaaaaataataaaagtaaataaataaataagtaaaatcaaataaataaataaataaaataaaataaaaatttttccGATAAAATTTTTCAACTAAGATTAGAGATGATCaaatcatgaaaagtagaagaataatgttgatataaaagtataaatgaataaaaaaaaatgtattctttaagtatcttattttttttttattcgaaaAGTGAAGTATGATTATGGACAATAAAATCTTGAAAATAGAAGATATTATCTATATGAAAAAcatgttattaaaaaaaatttcgtGTCCTAATTTTTTTAAGGTTaaatctgtttattttctaCACACCACTCCTAAAGACTCAATAGAATATTTTACACATGTacaatggttcttctttaaCTAACTAAAAGATTTAAACTAAACTAAGctaagtgaaataaataaataaataaacaaagtaaatgtaatgctattttgttgctaaaaataaataaaataaataaaaactaactaAATTAaacctaattaaaaaaaaagataagtaagaTGAAGGAAACAAACTAAATTTcacgctataaaaaaaaaaaaatataaaaaaaataatgaaaaaaactaactaaactaaacctaGCGAAAAGTAAAAAGCAAATAATGTAATACAATCTATGAATTTCTTAATCTTGCATCATAGGACAGACTACAGAATGGGGATAGAGAGTCACCATAAAGCATAAGATATAAACACGCCCATATTTAATCATGAAAACTTAACCATTCAGTGTTTGCTATAGGATCATAACCCTTTCTCTGCCAGTCAACCTTTCCCATTATCATCTACAAGTTTTAAAAGACTTATATTTTGTACTGGAGTCTCTTAAATTCGTATTTCTGCAGCTTAGCAAAAAATAACTTaacttcatattcttctttttcatctgtaTGTTCGTCCAGACaattgttatatttattatttatcatttatatttattatttatcatttatttatctattatttattatttattatctatattTATGTCAGTGTTAACAAGAGCAGAGGAGTGAAAAGGTTGAGGTAGCCGGAGGacgcaccaccaccttcaccatcaccaccaccagtagtaacCAGTCTAGTGTGGTTGAGTGTTAGTGAGAACCGCGCATAGGTGAGGCGGACAGACCAGTGGGATCAGGTAATCGGAAATCCCGCGTGATCTTGACCTCTATACCTCACTCCTGTCTCGCTGATATCGCCTCTCTATTGCTGGGTCTGTGTGTGTCCACGATCCATTTTCGCCTTCCAAGTAGGACGGAAGTGCTGGGATTCCTAAACAAATGGggtctttagtgttttttgtttgtgtttgtattggtGTTAGCTTTCCAAGAGTGCCAAGTCGCCTGGTGGAAGTTTACATAAGGTCCACCACTGAAAGTTAAAGGAAAGACTGGGGAGCTCAAATATTTTAGTACAAGTAGTTATATCTTTGCCAAGGGTTATTCAAATGGAGTAACAAGTGTGGTGTCATTCGCTAAAAGGGTAAAAATGAAGATGGGATTTGAAAATAtattttgctcctcctcttcctctctctctttttttttcattttttcatccttcaaAAAGACGAACATCTGAATTAAGCCTCccccctccatttctcttttttttcctcctcctcctcctcctcctcctcctcctcctcctcctcctcctcctccttctccttctccttttcctcctcttcctgcataTATAAATAGGAACAAATGAGTGAAGTTATAAATAAACTGAGGGAATGAATGTTGTAAATACGTGAATGTGAGGAATGCTTTGCTAAATGAGTGACTGtgtgaagatgtgtgtgtgtgtgtgtgtgtgtaattttaatTCAACAAAATAACTCACTAATGATTAACCAAATGACTAATATAACAATGCAACAACGAAAAGCAACAATGATAAGAATCAGAGCATCAGTAACAaagcatggacacacacacacacacacacacacacacacacacacacatatgtaagTTGTTTGTACTTCTTTTTTCCGCCTCTTAAAATTCTCGTCTTATTCCTGGAAGTGACTCAAAAGgaaactgtggtgatggtggttgtcagGCTGAACTGGGAGaatgatggttgttgttgttgttgttgttgctgctgctgttgttgttgttgttgttgtttcttcattatctcctcctcctcctcctcctcctcctcctcctcctcctcctcctcctcctcctccttatcttccactAGCGCATGATAGcggtagtaacaatagtaaaaaaaaaacagagaagataaaagaacacGTACCATcacctatcatcatcattgttattattattattgtcatgcgtgtgggggtagtggtggtggtggtggtggtggttgtgtagcATGACTCagcacgtggtggtggtggtggtggtggtggtggctgtttCCAGATGCTTTCGTTCCCCCCAAGCAAGTAAGAGACTGGTGCAAGAAGTgcgagggggggaggagagagagagagagagagagagagagagagagagagagagagagagagagagagagagagagagagagagagagagagagagagagagtactagtgttatttatgatgtttttattagtgttattatgaggtggcgatggtggtgataaacGTAAAAGtcaagcagaaagagagagagagagagagagagagagagagagagagagagagagagagagagagagagagagagagagagagagagagagagagagagagagaaaccggtGCTGTTCCCTGTACGCCGCTGTGTTCTGAGAGCGTGGCTGTTTCAATATGTACTGCTCGCCCTGCATATAAGCTTCCTCCAGTGGTTAGCGATAAGGTACTGTAAGCTAGCGTGTTGTACTTACCAGAGCAACTGAGGGCTCCAGAAAAGTTAGCAGCTCTTGACAGTAAAGGTTGTAATGTTATTAGTGGTGTTATATAAGTtttagttgttgtagtagtatttgttatagttcttgtttctattcttgttcttattattattcttttcttatgctAGTAGGACCGAAataccaccaccgctatcactgctaaaaacaacaacaacaataacgacaacaacaataaattcGTTCATCAGTAGATACTCCCCCTCCAAACAGAACCGAACACATGATATAGAtaagggagtgaaaaaaaagacactcggAAATGTaacaggaagaagagtgaaaaaaaaaaaggagagaaccaACCCCCAAAAGaacgtaagaaagaaaaaaacaaaaagaacatgaagtgaaacgaaaagaaaacgggaatataaGATGTGGGAAGATTTCATATCATCCTTTGGTAAAAaagcaaatgaataaaataaaaaataagtaagaaccATTGAATACTGCTATTATGTTAAAGATTGCATTTATTTGTCACTCGTACAagtatattttcctttcacaaTAAATGTATTTGACTTGGGTGgtaaggattctctctctctctctctctctctctctct includes:
- the LOC135109204 gene encoding mucin-2-like isoform X1 — encoded protein: MTLHLQPNQERVQKPPHHHHHELRGGAVPRPAGRCYGRATRGGDMTCLPLSWLLFLLIVASESQTAAIAVKPGNGSLSILEDLAVALHRLVATLNRLNHFLAALTSTTPFSSSTPSSTASSCVTNERIYTTNTTISSTSTTTTTTTTTSTTTAPTSVSSTSPIPVMDIATTAAATTTATTTSSSPSPTTNTTTTTPTTLPKAPTTTATTSTTATTTTTTTIPTTITSTSTTTETTTTTTTTTATTPITTTTVPITPAITITTTATPADIIPPLTNNATVTIPTTTTTTSTTTATPTDTTITLSTSTTTATTISTTTTAASPTTSPSLSTTTTTTAIPTVITTVRPTTPTTTTTASTEPTTTTTTTTTATTQQPATTTTTTQPTTTTTTTLPTTTTTTTSTATPTPSPTTPPTTEPTTTTTTTTPSTTEATTNTITTTTPTIATITPILSSTSSTSTSTAPVDNVTTTTTSTTLTTNPSAYTTINNNPVTTIDMPTTTTTAISSLIPTTATPPLTTTTTTTTPTTIGESLPATSLTDSASLRLERTTTTTNVTDSTSSEPFKTAATTTPTTTTATTTITPLNNTVSIISATSPTTTTTATTADTVTPLIETPLLDTTNTTTTIDITTNNTPPTTNTTNIMTTPFNITTNTPTTKSTSASTITQASNTIPTFHTHYTTTNVTTTDVATNIASTTTELIYNTTTTTTTQTNIPTTSITPNISTPTTISATTTDISTTTTTPITTITTAAITTSTTTIPTTTITTPNITPTTATSTSTTTTPTTTSLTTTPPTTTTTTTTPATTTTTATTTPTTTTTTTTSTATTPPTTTTTTTTPATTTTTATTTPTTTTTTTSTATTPPTTTTTYTTPATTTTTATTTPITTTTTTATSTTTTPPTTTTTSTTPATTTTTATTTPITTITTTESNLHAHTTRNTKEDRREEETREEYEGGWEDTRDDDSMKFVDDHNLRRRRRADDEEEEKEKIFKGQGADSRRNENTAKFSGRTAKIYEHYLRRYRRGSNEEAEKGVFKKRQWENSRRNGNTGKLSTAKTFEHYLRRHRQADDKEKEKEKKEIFEERQRANSRRNDDTANLRDSTAETDEHYSRGTKRTSDKEEEKGKKRTFEEHRENSTRNNNTVKSRNQMAMTNKHYTRKRRQIDNEETEGKENAGETENELTSSLNTTWWQRLSTCLASVQVVLMEVDVTATHTVHVASLWDAAETLDALVEEGAALRLLEGDALSVELREAMGNVHQLSEKLANVTQVVEAAIASAKAWQAAMLSGVCGVLGVCVVVMVVALVARRPCRRRGILHITPKGDRCLSRSKIPTHVYLDNTSPVCTKSFVTHAWRTLRRHHHHHHHRDSRRPMIPLEFLSHQAEAAESTG
- the LOC135109204 gene encoding mucin-2-like isoform X2, yielding MTCLPLSWLLFLLIVASESQTAAIAVKPGNGSLSILEDLAVALHRLVATLNRLNHFLAALTSTTPFSSSTPSSTASSCVTNERIYTTNTTISSTSTTTTTTTTTSTTTAPTSVSSTSPIPVMDIATTAAATTTATTTSSSPSPTTNTTTTTPTTLPKAPTTTATTSTTATTTTTTTIPTTITSTSTTTETTTTTTTTTATTPITTTTVPITPAITITTTATPADIIPPLTNNATVTIPTTTTTTSTTTATPTDTTITLSTSTTTATTISTTTTAASPTTSPSLSTTTTTTAIPTVITTVRPTTPTTTTTASTEPTTTTTTTTTATTQQPATTTTTTQPTTTTTTTLPTTTTTTTSTATPTPSPTTPPTTEPTTTTTTTTPSTTEATTNTITTTTPTIATITPILSSTSSTSTSTAPVDNVTTTTTSTTLTTNPSAYTTINNNPVTTIDMPTTTTTAISSLIPTTATPPLTTTTTTTTPTTIGESLPATSLTDSASLRLERTTTTTNVTDSTSSEPFKTAATTTPTTTTATTTITPLNNTVSIISATSPTTTTTATTADTVTPLIETPLLDTTNTTTTIDITTNNTPPTTNTTNIMTTPFNITTNTPTTKSTSASTITQASNTIPTFHTHYTTTNVTTTDVATNIASTTTELIYNTTTTTTTQTNIPTTSITPNISTPTTISATTTDISTTTTTPITTITTAAITTSTTTIPTTTITTPNITPTTATSTSTTTTPTTTSLTTTPPTTTTTTTTPATTTTTATTTPTTTTTTTTSTATTPPTTTTTTTTPATTTTTATTTPTTTTTTTSTATTPPTTTTTYTTPATTTTTATTTPITTTTTTATSTTTTPPTTTTTSTTPATTTTTATTTPITTITTTESNLHAHTTRNTKEDRREEETREEYEGGWEDTRDDDSMKFVDDHNLRRRRRADDEEEEKEKIFKGQGADSRRNENTAKFSGRTAKIYEHYLRRYRRGSNEEAEKGVFKKRQWENSRRNGNTGKLSTAKTFEHYLRRHRQADDKEKEKEKKEIFEERQRANSRRNDDTANLRDSTAETDEHYSRGTKRTSDKEEEKGKKRTFEEHRENSTRNNNTVKSRNQMAMTNKHYTRKRRQIDNEETEGKENAGETENELTSSLNTTWWQRLSTCLASVQVVLMEVDVTATHTVHVASLWDAAETLDALVEEGAALRLLEGDALSVELREAMGNVHQLSEKLANVTQVVEAAIASAKAWQAAMLSGVCGVLGVCVVVMVVALVARRPCRRRGILHITPKGDRCLSRSKIPTHVYLDNTSPVCTKSFVTHAWRTLRRHHHHHHHRDSRRPMIPLEFLSHQAEAAESTG